A genomic region of Parus major isolate Abel chromosome 14, Parus_major1.1, whole genome shotgun sequence contains the following coding sequences:
- the IGSF6 gene encoding immunoglobulin superfamily member 6, which produces MASFKKLKNVLMLVFDWILYGAGVAGHCRVTVTQPRFQQADSSMNNVSLTCTFSASGCPSSPPEVLWFRFLTNSHQDLCTPGCTDHQKYKVHSSANNILLEIKDLTVDDSAVYICGIAFSDSDSSLSKQAGDGTVLTVTGPGKQQSNGKLISMIIISSLLFLYSSAVLTYFAVYKLKPKLLKKSGKDQTTENSKISSSRKVFQAIAQELQKQRYAQHYQQPDDLEDDTVYQNR; this is translated from the exons ATGGCAtctttcaagaaattaaaaaatgtgctAATGCTGGTATTTGACTGGATCCTGTATGGTGCTG GTGTTGCAGGTCACTGCCGAGTCACTGTAACACAGCCCAGGTTTCAGCAAGCTGACTCCTCCATGAACAATGTGTCCCTAACATGCACTTTCTCTGCTTCTGGATGCCCCTCGTCTCCACCTGAAGTTCTGTGGTTTCGCTTTTTAACTAATTCACATCAGGATTTGTGTACTCCTGGATGCACAGATCATCAGAAGTATAAAGTACATTCATCAGCAAATAACATCTTACTTGAGATAAAAGATCTGACTGTAGATGACAGCGCTGTTTATATCTGTGGAATAGCATTCTCAGACTCAGATTCATCCCTTTCTAAACAAGCAGGAGATGGAACAGTACTAACAGTAACAG gaccagggaagcagcagagcaatGGAAAACTCATCTCCATGATCATCATCTCGTCCTTACTGTTCCTgtacagctctgctgtgctcactTACTTTGCGGTCTACAAG TTAAAGCCAAAGTTGCTAAAGAAAAGTGGGAAAGACCAAACAACAGAGAACTCT aaaataagtaGCAGCCGAAAAGTTTTCCAAGCAATTGCTCAGGAACTTCAAAAGCAGAGATATGCTCAACACTACCAACAGCCT GATGATTTGGAAGATGACACTGTTTACCAAAACAGATGA
- the METTL9 gene encoding methyltransferase-like protein 9 isoform X1, producing the protein MRLWLCWLGCYTLLLWVLRRTMWAGPARYLRSPLSRSLYVNMMGSHRQPAPGARENHQWYVCNTEQLSESLQPIFVQSYLDQGTQIFLNNSIEKSGWLFIQLYHSFVSSIFSLFMSRTSINGLLGRGSMFVFSPEQFQRLLKINPEWKSHRLLDLGAGDGEVTKVMSPHFEEIYATELSETMIWQLQKKKYRVLGVNEWQNTGFQYDVISCLNLLDRCDQPLTVLKDIRSVLEPTRGRVILALVLPFHPYVENVGGKWEKPSEVLEIKGHTWEEQVNSLPEVFSKAGFAIEAFTRLPYLCEGDMYNDYYVLDDAVFVLKPV; encoded by the exons ATGAGACTGTGGTtgtgctggctgggctgctACACCCTGCTCCTGTGGGTGCTGAGGAGGACGATGTGGGCTGGCCCGGCGCGGTACCTGCGGAGCCCTTTATCCAGGTCCCTCTACGTGAATATGATGGGCAGCCACCGCCAGCCAGCCCCGGGCGCCAGGGAGAACCACCAG TGGTATGTCTGCAACACTGAACAGTTGTCTGAATCCCTTCAACCCATTTTTGTCCAGAGTTACCTTGACCAAGGAACACAGATCTTCTTAAACAACAGCATTGAGAAGTCAGGCTGGCTGTTTATCCAGCTCTATCACTCTTTTGTGTCCTCTATTTTTAGCCTTTTTATGTCTAGAACATCTATCAATGG gctgctgggaaggggctcaaTGTTTGTGTTTTCCCCAGAACAATTTCAAAGACTGcttaaaataaatcctgaatGGAAATCCCACAGACTTCTCGATTTAGGGGCTGGAGATGGAGAAGTCACTAAAGTTATGAGTCCTCACTTTGAAGAAATCTATGCCACTGAATTGTCTGAAACTATGATATGGCAGcttcagaagaagaaatacaG GGTGCTTGGTGTAAATGAATGGCAAAACACAGGGTTTCAGTATGATGTTATCAGCTGTTTGAATTTGCTGGATCGCTGTGATCAACCACTGACTGTATTAAAAGATATTAGAAGTGTACTGGAGCCAACCAGAGGCAGAGTCATCCTAGCACTGGTTCTGCCATTTCACCCCTATGTGGAAAATG tAGGTGGCAAGTGGGAAAAGCCCTCAGAAGTTTTGGAAATCAAAGGGCACACTTGGGAAGAACAGGTGAACAGCCTGCCAGAAGTTTTCAGTAAAGCTGGTTTTGCCATCGAGGCTTTCACCAGACTGCCCTACCTCTGTGAAGGTGACATGTACAATGACTACTACGTGCTGGATGATGCTGTCTTCGTCCTCAAGCCCGTGTAA
- the METTL9 gene encoding methyltransferase-like protein 9 isoform X4, with the protein MRLWLCWLGCYTLLLWVLRRTMWAGPARYLRSPLSRSLYVNMMGSHRQPAPGARENHQWYVCNTEQLSESLQPIFVQSYLDQGTQIFLNNSIEKSGWLFIQLYHSFVSSIFSLFMSRTSINGLLGRGSMFVFSPEQFQRLLKINPEWKSHRLLDLGAGDGEVTKVMSPHFEEIYATELSETMIWQLQKKKYRVLGVNEWQNTGFQYDVISCLNLLDRCDQPLTVLKDIRSVLEPTRGRVILALVLPFHPYVENGSTGAGKHSPYFHI; encoded by the exons ATGAGACTGTGGTtgtgctggctgggctgctACACCCTGCTCCTGTGGGTGCTGAGGAGGACGATGTGGGCTGGCCCGGCGCGGTACCTGCGGAGCCCTTTATCCAGGTCCCTCTACGTGAATATGATGGGCAGCCACCGCCAGCCAGCCCCGGGCGCCAGGGAGAACCACCAG TGGTATGTCTGCAACACTGAACAGTTGTCTGAATCCCTTCAACCCATTTTTGTCCAGAGTTACCTTGACCAAGGAACACAGATCTTCTTAAACAACAGCATTGAGAAGTCAGGCTGGCTGTTTATCCAGCTCTATCACTCTTTTGTGTCCTCTATTTTTAGCCTTTTTATGTCTAGAACATCTATCAATGG gctgctgggaaggggctcaaTGTTTGTGTTTTCCCCAGAACAATTTCAAAGACTGcttaaaataaatcctgaatGGAAATCCCACAGACTTCTCGATTTAGGGGCTGGAGATGGAGAAGTCACTAAAGTTATGAGTCCTCACTTTGAAGAAATCTATGCCACTGAATTGTCTGAAACTATGATATGGCAGcttcagaagaagaaatacaG GGTGCTTGGTGTAAATGAATGGCAAAACACAGGGTTTCAGTATGATGTTATCAGCTGTTTGAATTTGCTGGATCGCTGTGATCAACCACTGACTGTATTAAAAGATATTAGAAGTGTACTGGAGCCAACCAGAGGCAGAGTCATCCTAGCACTGGTTCTGCCATTTCACCCCTATGTGGAAAATG GGAGCACAGGGGCAGGAAAACATAGCCCATATTTTCATATCTGA
- the METTL9 gene encoding methyltransferase-like protein 9 isoform X5 encodes MRLWLCWLGCYTLLLWVLRRTMWAGPARYLRSPLSRSLYVNMMGSHRQPAPGARENHQWYVCNTEQLSESLQPIFVQSYLDQGTQIFLNNSIEKSGWLFIQLYHSFVSSIFSLFMSRTSINGLLGRGSMFVFSPEQFQRLLKINPEWKSHRLLDLGAGDGEVTKVMSPHFEEIYATELSETMIWQLQKKKYRVLGVNEWQNTGFQYDVISCLNLLDRCDQPLTVLKDIRSVLEPTRGRVILALVLPFHPYVENGVHKS; translated from the exons ATGAGACTGTGGTtgtgctggctgggctgctACACCCTGCTCCTGTGGGTGCTGAGGAGGACGATGTGGGCTGGCCCGGCGCGGTACCTGCGGAGCCCTTTATCCAGGTCCCTCTACGTGAATATGATGGGCAGCCACCGCCAGCCAGCCCCGGGCGCCAGGGAGAACCACCAG TGGTATGTCTGCAACACTGAACAGTTGTCTGAATCCCTTCAACCCATTTTTGTCCAGAGTTACCTTGACCAAGGAACACAGATCTTCTTAAACAACAGCATTGAGAAGTCAGGCTGGCTGTTTATCCAGCTCTATCACTCTTTTGTGTCCTCTATTTTTAGCCTTTTTATGTCTAGAACATCTATCAATGG gctgctgggaaggggctcaaTGTTTGTGTTTTCCCCAGAACAATTTCAAAGACTGcttaaaataaatcctgaatGGAAATCCCACAGACTTCTCGATTTAGGGGCTGGAGATGGAGAAGTCACTAAAGTTATGAGTCCTCACTTTGAAGAAATCTATGCCACTGAATTGTCTGAAACTATGATATGGCAGcttcagaagaagaaatacaG GGTGCTTGGTGTAAATGAATGGCAAAACACAGGGTTTCAGTATGATGTTATCAGCTGTTTGAATTTGCTGGATCGCTGTGATCAACCACTGACTGTATTAAAAGATATTAGAAGTGTACTGGAGCCAACCAGAGGCAGAGTCATCCTAGCACTGGTTCTGCCATTTCACCCCTATGTGGAAAATG GAGTACACAAATCCTGA
- the METTL9 gene encoding methyltransferase-like protein 9 isoform X2, which translates to MRLWLCWLGCYTLLLWVLRRTMWAGPARYLRSPLSRSLYVNMMGSHRQPAPGARENHQWYVCNTEQLSESLQPIFVQSYLDQGTQIFLNNSIEKSGWLFIQLYHSFVSSIFSLFMSRTSINGLLGRGSMFVFSPEQFQRLLKINPEWKSHRLLDLGAGDGEVTKVMSPHFEEIYATELSETMIWQLQKKKYRVLGVNEWQNTGFQYDVISCLNLLDRCDQPLTVLKDIRSVLEPTRGRVILALVLPFHPYVENGGKWEKPSEVLEIKGHTWEEQVNSLPEVFSKAGFAIEAFTRLPYLCEGDMYNDYYVLDDAVFVLKPV; encoded by the exons ATGAGACTGTGGTtgtgctggctgggctgctACACCCTGCTCCTGTGGGTGCTGAGGAGGACGATGTGGGCTGGCCCGGCGCGGTACCTGCGGAGCCCTTTATCCAGGTCCCTCTACGTGAATATGATGGGCAGCCACCGCCAGCCAGCCCCGGGCGCCAGGGAGAACCACCAG TGGTATGTCTGCAACACTGAACAGTTGTCTGAATCCCTTCAACCCATTTTTGTCCAGAGTTACCTTGACCAAGGAACACAGATCTTCTTAAACAACAGCATTGAGAAGTCAGGCTGGCTGTTTATCCAGCTCTATCACTCTTTTGTGTCCTCTATTTTTAGCCTTTTTATGTCTAGAACATCTATCAATGG gctgctgggaaggggctcaaTGTTTGTGTTTTCCCCAGAACAATTTCAAAGACTGcttaaaataaatcctgaatGGAAATCCCACAGACTTCTCGATTTAGGGGCTGGAGATGGAGAAGTCACTAAAGTTATGAGTCCTCACTTTGAAGAAATCTATGCCACTGAATTGTCTGAAACTATGATATGGCAGcttcagaagaagaaatacaG GGTGCTTGGTGTAAATGAATGGCAAAACACAGGGTTTCAGTATGATGTTATCAGCTGTTTGAATTTGCTGGATCGCTGTGATCAACCACTGACTGTATTAAAAGATATTAGAAGTGTACTGGAGCCAACCAGAGGCAGAGTCATCCTAGCACTGGTTCTGCCATTTCACCCCTATGTGGAAAATG GTGGCAAGTGGGAAAAGCCCTCAGAAGTTTTGGAAATCAAAGGGCACACTTGGGAAGAACAGGTGAACAGCCTGCCAGAAGTTTTCAGTAAAGCTGGTTTTGCCATCGAGGCTTTCACCAGACTGCCCTACCTCTGTGAAGGTGACATGTACAATGACTACTACGTGCTGGATGATGCTGTCTTCGTCCTCAAGCCCGTGTAA
- the METTL9 gene encoding methyltransferase-like protein 9 isoform X3 — protein sequence MRLWLCWLGCYTLLLWVLRRTMWAGPARYLRSPLSRSLYVNMMGSHRQPAPGARENHQWYVCNTEQLSESLQPIFVQSYLDQGTQIFLNNSIEKSGWLFIQLYHSFVSSIFSLFMSRTSINGLLGRGSMFVFSPEQFQRLLKINPEWKSHRLLDLGAGDGEVTKVMSPHFEEIYATELSETMIWQLQKKKYRVLGVNEWQNTGFQYDVISCLNLLDRCDQPLTVLKDIRSVLEPTRGRVILALVLPFHPYVENVLFQHAEHPGMQLLQVSKFGKRAQYLNHQVLDQSLRTGSTGAGKHSPYFHI from the exons ATGAGACTGTGGTtgtgctggctgggctgctACACCCTGCTCCTGTGGGTGCTGAGGAGGACGATGTGGGCTGGCCCGGCGCGGTACCTGCGGAGCCCTTTATCCAGGTCCCTCTACGTGAATATGATGGGCAGCCACCGCCAGCCAGCCCCGGGCGCCAGGGAGAACCACCAG TGGTATGTCTGCAACACTGAACAGTTGTCTGAATCCCTTCAACCCATTTTTGTCCAGAGTTACCTTGACCAAGGAACACAGATCTTCTTAAACAACAGCATTGAGAAGTCAGGCTGGCTGTTTATCCAGCTCTATCACTCTTTTGTGTCCTCTATTTTTAGCCTTTTTATGTCTAGAACATCTATCAATGG gctgctgggaaggggctcaaTGTTTGTGTTTTCCCCAGAACAATTTCAAAGACTGcttaaaataaatcctgaatGGAAATCCCACAGACTTCTCGATTTAGGGGCTGGAGATGGAGAAGTCACTAAAGTTATGAGTCCTCACTTTGAAGAAATCTATGCCACTGAATTGTCTGAAACTATGATATGGCAGcttcagaagaagaaatacaG GGTGCTTGGTGTAAATGAATGGCAAAACACAGGGTTTCAGTATGATGTTATCAGCTGTTTGAATTTGCTGGATCGCTGTGATCAACCACTGACTGTATTAAAAGATATTAGAAGTGTACTGGAGCCAACCAGAGGCAGAGTCATCCTAGCACTGGTTCTGCCATTTCACCCCTATGTGGAAAATG ttttatttcagcatgCAGAACATCCAGGAATGCAGTTACTGCAGGTGTCTAAATTTGGCAAGAGAGCCCAATACCTGAATCATCAGGTATTAGACCAGTCACTGAGAACAG GGAGCACAGGGGCAGGAAAACATAGCCCATATTTTCATATCTGA